The DNA segment AATCATAGAATTTGAATCGGGATCCAATGATGCAGTGGGTGTTCTCCTCACAACAATCTTTATGAACCTTATCACTGCTGACGTAAGTTTTAGTGGGTTCCAATTCTTTCGTTTTTTTGTGATGCAAGTCCTTGTGGGGATGATGATGGGATACAGTATGGGAATTCTAATCCTGTATTTAATGAACTCCGTCAAACTCGGGTATGATGGTCTTTATTTAGTTTTCATTACAGCATCAGTGCCTTTCATTTATGCAGTCACAACTGTTTTCCAAGGGAATGGATTTTTGGCAGTTTACATCGCAGGGATCATCGTTGGTAGGAATAAATTCATTCACAAAAAATCAATCTTTCGTTTTTTAAATGGATATGTTTGGATTTTACAAATTGGGATGTTCCTTTGTTTTGGTCTCCTTGTGTATCCAACTAGAATGGCAAATATTTGGGTACCAGGACTTCTCATCGGGGTTTTACTGATATTGTTTGCAAGGCCACTTGCTGTTTTCATTTCGTTATTCAAAGTCAATTTACCAGTCAAAGAAAAATTGTTTATTTCTTGGGTGGGTCTAAGGGGCGCATCTCCCATCATTCTTGCCACTTTTCCGATTGCCCAGGGACTTGTTTGGGGAGATTTACTCTTTCATATTGTGTTTTTTGTTGTGTTAGTATCCCTTCTCATCCAAGGTTCTCTCATCCCAAGGGTGGCGCAATGGTTAGGAATTTTAAAGAAAGATCCTGACAGAAAGATATACCGCCCAACAGACTTTGATAACATCGAATTTCCAGGCATGACCTTACAAGAGTTAATTGTTCCCTACAACTCCAGTGTTGTAGATAAAGCTTTGTTTGAAATCAAACTTCCAGAACAATCTCATATCTTACTGATTGCTCGTGGTGAACAATTTTTAATTCCTTCAGGCAACACACAAGTGAAAGGTGGGGATGTAGTTTGGGTACTTGCAAAAGATGATGTGATGCCAATCATTGGCAAAACCTTTATGGCAATTGCTTAGAAACCATCTTTTTATCCAATCGAAAGAGATAATAGACTGGTAAAGCAATGAAGGTGATCATAAGTCCCCAAGATGCAGTGATTGGTTTTTCTACAAATAAAATCACCATAACAGCAATATTGGCAAAGATGTATAAAAATATTGGTAATGGATAAAGTGGGATTTTATAATCTGATTTCATTCCCATCTTTTCAAATCGAAAGGGAGTTGCTGCTGTTAAACATGATAATATGAGAATGGAACATGTGATCATATAAAGTAATGCTTCGATTTCTTTCACAAACAAAAAGAGAATCGCAACAAATGCCTGAAAAAAAATAGAAACATAGGGGCTATGCCATTTGGGATGGACTTTGGAAAAACTTGGTAAAAACACTCCATCTCTTGCCATCGCAAAATACACCCGACTTCCACCGATCAGGATGGCAGACATTGATCCCAATATCACCCAAGCAATAAAACTTGTGGTTAATATGGAATAATTAGAACCAAATAACTTTTGAAAGGCGATCGCACCAATTCCATCTTGGCCTGCCAATTCGCCGATGGGAGCTGAAATCACAAATAACAAATTGATTGCAAAATAAAGCCCAGCGACAAGAAAACAAGCAGTGATCGCCGACCGAACAATTGTTTTTTCCGGTTGTTTTACTTCTTCGGCAATGTAGGTGATCATATTCCAACCTAGGTAAGAAAAAGAAACTGGTACAATGCCAATGAGGACTTTCGAATAAAACGACAATTCCAATACATTTGGAAAAGGAGATTCGAATAAATAGGCCCAGTGGGTGGAACCAATTGAAAAACCAAGCGCCAAAAATAAAAGTAATCCAGTGATTTTTAAGACAGCAAAAACATTTTGGACACGCACAGCTGACTTGATTCCAAAATAATTCAAAACACTAAAAAATAGGATGGGTAAAATTCCAATGAGAGTTGTCGAGCTCACTTGTAAATCGAGGCCAAGGAATGTGTATGTGGGTGTTTCAAAGTATGGCAGTTCGGGAAATAAAATTTGGACATATTTTCCAAAGGCTAAGGCAAGTACCGAAACACAGGCTGAAAAATTGGTGAGTAGGGAAGACCAACCACTCATAAATGCAATTGCAGGAGAGTAAGCAACTTTGAGATAAACATAATCTCCTCCAGCAAATGGTAGGAGACGAGCTGCATACGCATAGGTGATGGAACCAGATAGAGCAAGAAAACCACCGATGATCCAACAAAAGAGGACGATCCAGAGGTTACCGGTTTCTTTGATTAAATAACCAGATGTGAAAAAGATCCCAGACCCCACCATGGAGGAAAAGAGAACAGAAATGGAATCAAAAGTATTGAGGCTACGTTTTAATTCCAATTAACTGCCAAGGAGACGTTTGACCATTGTTTCAGAAATAGGTTTCATCGAAGCAGTTGAGACCGATCCAATTTTACCCTTAAATTCTTCCGGGCTAAGCATCATGCCAAGAGAAAAAATATTTTCTCCTTCCACTTCTTTTTTCTTCAGTTCCGCAAGAAGGCTGGAAATGGTAGCTTTGCTTGTTTCTAAAATTTCTGGTTTGGAAATGTTTCCTTCACCTAACTCAGGAAAGAGTGGCTCTCCTTCAAACAAAAGTTCTTTGAGTTTGTTTTCTTCTTGAGTTGTATCTTCCAAGAGACCAATCCGAGATTGTTCTTTGGAAAGTTGTTTCTGTAATTCTGTGAGCCGAGATTGGATATTGTGGTATTGAACAGGAAGGCTCACAACAAAATCAGATTTTTCATCTGCTTTTTGTACTTGAGTACCTGTTTTCCCAGTGACATCCTTAGTATCCTTTTTGTCCTGGATTAATTTTTCGGCTGAGTTGAGGAGACGATTGAGACGAACATCCATGTCCTACCTTCCTTGGTAATGGCCTTATGTCTCGGCGGTGCCTGGACATAAATCCTGTGACTACCTGTCTAATTTTCGGCTAACCCGTACAATGAAAATAAACTTTTTCTAAAAAAAAGTAAAGAATTATTAAAGTTGACTCGGGTTTTTGCAAGGTTTTGCTAGTGGGAGTTTATGGAAAGAAACCAATTTCTTCTCTTTCTCTCCTTTTTGTTCTCCATTATTGCCACAATTCTTGGAATTGCCATCTTGGTATCTGGATCGAGCCTTGCCCGTTTCTCAAATGGAACTGGTGGTAGTCTTTTCCAAGCCAGTGAAATTGGAGCTGTTGTGATACCCATTGTCGGGGAAATCCATTCGGGGGAATCTACCTTTGATTCCACTGGGGCTGACACCGTCTTACGCCAATTACGTGAATTGGAAGAAGATGGTAATATTAAAGGGATCTTACTTGAGATCAATTCGCCTGGTGGCACTGTGGCTGCTTCCCAAGAGATTTTCAACGAACTACTCCATTTACGCAAAACCAAAAAAATCGTGGTAAGTATGAAAGACGTCGCCGCATCCGGTGGGTATTACATTGCCGCTGCATCTGATTACATCTTTGCAGAAAATGGAACCATCACTGGATCCATTGGTGTCATTTCCTTTGCACCGAATGTAAAAGGACTCCTCGATCGTTATGGAGTAGGGGTTCGCACTTACAAAGCAGGCAAGTACAAAGATATGTATTCACCTTTTCGTGATTCCACAAACGAAGAAGACGATATGATTGGTAAACAACTCCAAGACACCTATCGCAAATTTGTTGAAGATGTAGCCAAAGGAAGGAACAAAACTGTAAAATCCATAGAAGAATTGGCCGAAGGAAAAATTTATTCAGGTGAAGATGCATTCCGTAACAAACTTGTGGATGACATCGGTGGAAGAAGGGAAGCCCATAAAAAACTTTCTGAACTTTGCCAATACGAAGGAGAAATTCCACTCTTTGAACAAGAGTATTCTCCATTTGAAAGGATGATCCGTTCCCTAGGAGTGAAGTTTTTAGGGGAAGGTTCCCAAACGGCAAAAATTCGTTCTCTATTACAAGCACAAGTCCTTGTGATTTTGCCAACTGCACTTGGGAAATTGATGTTATGAGAGATTTTTTCTTTGATTTGGTAGATACATTGGAGTTGGTGTTTCTTGACCCACTCCGTTATTCGGAAGAGGTAAAAGAGATTCCTTTTGCAATAAGTCCAATTTCGAGTTGGATGTTTTCGGTTCTTTCCGCCTTATCACTGTCAGTTGGAATGAGTATCTTATCTGCACCTTATACGATCTCTACTCTGTCATTTTTGTTTTTTGGATTCATTGCTAATTTGATTTTGTTTCGGTTTTTCCCTTTTTTTTATTCGTTAGTTGCTGACTATTATGTTCAAAAAAAAGGGAGATCACAAAAACTTTTGTTTCTTGTGATGTTTGCAAGGCATTCTACCATCCTCTTTTTAGTATTTGCTCCCGTATGCATTGTGTTCCATGCCATCGGTTTATCGGGAGTGGGATCTGGATTTATTTTATTACTCACGTTCATCGTACTCTATGGCCTTATTATTGCTCGTGGACTGAAATCCATTTATGAACTACGGAATCGTGATTCCATTCGTTTCTCATTTTATGCATTGGGTCTTACGATTTTATTTCCCTTTTTAATGAACTTGTACACAGCGACAAGTGTCCTGCAATCGGTTTCGGGCGGTTTTTAATTGAATTTACTCATCACAAATGACGACGGGATTTCTTCCGCCGGAATCAAAGCTTTGGAACGTGTTCTTGGCAAATCGTACAATACGTATCTCATTGCTCCTTTAAAGGAACGTTCTGTCACATCCATGGCTCTCACTGTTTTCCAAGGCATGCGAGTGGAACGCATCAATGACAACCATTACATTGCAGATGGCTTTCCTGTTGATTGTGTGAATATAGGTTTGTATGCAGAAATATTCCCTAAAATTGACTTTGTAATCTCTGGAATCAACAGAGGTGTCAATATGGGGTATGATGTCCATTATTCGGGAACGGTTGGAGCCGCCAAACATGGTGCCTTACATGGAATCCCATCACTTGCAGTGAGTTCTGGTCGTATTGATCCAGATGATGGGTATGAAAAAGAAGCAGAACTTGTGTTAGCTTTTTTAGAACAATACAAATCACAAATTAAGTCAGGTGAGATTTGGAACTTAAATGTTCCTCCTGAAGTCAGTGGAACAGGATCCATCAGCGAACTTGTGTTTACAAGACTTGGGCGCCGTCGTTACTCAGAAAAATATGAAAAAAAACAAATCATTGAAGGGGTCAGCGAATTCCAGTTAAACGGAAGTTTACTCGGTCATGATGAAGAAACGGGAACCGACTTTGAAGCGTATTACCAAGGAAAAATCCCTGTGACACCGATTCAATTGGACCTAACAGAAAAAAATCGACTGAAGGAATTACAATCTAAATAAAACTATGGCTTCTGACAACGATTACCTTTCTTATATGAACAAAGGCAATTATGCCATGGCATTAAATCTTCTTGACCAGGCTTTGTTACAAAATCCAGAAGATCCTATCCTCTTATACAATTTTGCCCTTTGCTGTTTCCAAACCAAAAACTTCAAAAAAACGATCCAGGTTTTGGATCGGATCTTAAGTGAATACCCAGGATTTATTGAACTAGATAATGTTTACCGTTTAAAAGTGTTCTCACTTGTAGAGTTGAAAGAATGGGAAGCGGCCGAAGGGATTATCAAGGAAAGATTACAAATTGCAATTGATGATGCAAAACTTCTCTCGTTTCTAGCTCACATTTATGAATACACACACCGTTTGGAGGATGCGATTTCCATCCATCGAAGGATTCTCAAAGCAAACCCGGATTATAAAAATAGTTTGAATTCACTTGGGTATCTCCTCGCTCTCAAAAAAAAGTTAACCGCTGATGAAAGGGCCGAAGCCATTCGTTCTTTAAAAAAAGCATTGGAATTAGATCCCAATAATCCAGCGTATTTGGATAGCTTTGGGTATTTTTTGCAAACCAACGGAAAACCAGAAGAAGCATGGAAGGCATATCGTAAGGCTTTACAAAAGAACCCAAACCACCCAGTACTTCTCGAAAGGCTCAAGAACCTGAAGAAATAAATCTCCCTTTTGTTGACACAGTCCTTCAGCCAAAAACACTGGTGTTTCAAGGACTTTCTCGGGATGTAGCGCAGTGGTAGCGCATCTGTTTTGGGTACAGAGGGTCGCAGGTTCAAATCCTGTCATCCCGAATCAGTTGGTTCTATCTGACCCGGTAGCTCAGCTGGATAGAGCAACTGCCTTCTAAGCAGTTGGTCGGGGGTTCGAATCCCTCTCGGGTCGATGATTGTTCTAGAAACGGTGGATGTAGTTCAGCGGTAGAGCCCCGGTTTGTGGTACCGGTCGTCGCGGGTTCGAATCCCGTCATCCACCCACTAAAATCGCCTTCGGCGATTCAAAATTCCAAACAACTT comes from the Leptospira bouyouniensis genome and includes:
- a CDS encoding potassium/proton antiporter — encoded protein: MIDSFTLQALVISTLIIFSILSSKLFFRFGFPILLIFLTFGMLAGADGPGGIDFSDYSLAQSIGIFALIYILFLGGLESEWDSLKNFLSVGIRLSIIGTVLTALILGVLIHLLFPVLGFMESFLLGSIVSATDAASVFNIFKTGSSDLPVHLKKIIEFESGSNDAVGVLLTTIFMNLITADVSFSGFQFFRFFVMQVLVGMMMGYSMGILILYLMNSVKLGYDGLYLVFITASVPFIYAVTTVFQGNGFLAVYIAGIIVGRNKFIHKKSIFRFLNGYVWILQIGMFLCFGLLVYPTRMANIWVPGLLIGVLLILFARPLAVFISLFKVNLPVKEKLFISWVGLRGASPIILATFPIAQGLVWGDLLFHIVFFVVLVSLLIQGSLIPRVAQWLGILKKDPDRKIYRPTDFDNIEFPGMTLQELIVPYNSSVVDKALFEIKLPEQSHILLIARGEQFLIPSGNTQVKGGDVVWVLAKDDVMPIIGKTFMAIA
- a CDS encoding APC family permease — encoded protein: MELKRSLNTFDSISVLFSSMVGSGIFFTSGYLIKETGNLWIVLFCWIIGGFLALSGSITYAYAARLLPFAGGDYVYLKVAYSPAIAFMSGWSSLLTNFSACVSVLALAFGKYVQILFPELPYFETPTYTFLGLDLQVSSTTLIGILPILFFSVLNYFGIKSAVRVQNVFAVLKITGLLLFLALGFSIGSTHWAYLFESPFPNVLELSFYSKVLIGIVPVSFSYLGWNMITYIAEEVKQPEKTIVRSAITACFLVAGLYFAINLLFVISAPIGELAGQDGIGAIAFQKLFGSNYSILTTSFIAWVILGSMSAILIGGSRVYFAMARDGVFLPSFSKVHPKWHSPYVSIFFQAFVAILFLFVKEIEALLYMITCSILILSCLTAATPFRFEKMGMKSDYKIPLYPLPIFLYIFANIAVMVILFVEKPITASWGLMITFIALPVYYLFRLDKKMVSKQLP
- a CDS encoding LIC10415 family protein, with the translated sequence MDVRLNRLLNSAEKLIQDKKDTKDVTGKTGTQVQKADEKSDFVVSLPVQYHNIQSRLTELQKQLSKEQSRIGLLEDTTQEENKLKELLFEGEPLFPELGEGNISKPEILETSKATISSLLAELKKKEVEGENIFSLGMMLSPEEFKGKIGSVSTASMKPISETMVKRLLGS
- the sppA gene encoding signal peptide peptidase SppA produces the protein MERNQFLLFLSFLFSIIATILGIAILVSGSSLARFSNGTGGSLFQASEIGAVVIPIVGEIHSGESTFDSTGADTVLRQLRELEEDGNIKGILLEINSPGGTVAASQEIFNELLHLRKTKKIVVSMKDVAASGGYYIAAASDYIFAENGTITGSIGVISFAPNVKGLLDRYGVGVRTYKAGKYKDMYSPFRDSTNEEDDMIGKQLQDTYRKFVEDVAKGRNKTVKSIEELAEGKIYSGEDAFRNKLVDDIGGRREAHKKLSELCQYEGEIPLFEQEYSPFERMIRSLGVKFLGEGSQTAKIRSLLQAQVLVILPTALGKLML
- the surE gene encoding 5'/3'-nucleotidase SurE gives rise to the protein MNLLITNDDGISSAGIKALERVLGKSYNTYLIAPLKERSVTSMALTVFQGMRVERINDNHYIADGFPVDCVNIGLYAEIFPKIDFVISGINRGVNMGYDVHYSGTVGAAKHGALHGIPSLAVSSGRIDPDDGYEKEAELVLAFLEQYKSQIKSGEIWNLNVPPEVSGTGSISELVFTRLGRRRYSEKYEKKQIIEGVSEFQLNGSLLGHDEETGTDFEAYYQGKIPVTPIQLDLTEKNRLKELQSK
- a CDS encoding tetratricopeptide repeat protein, whose product is MASDNDYLSYMNKGNYAMALNLLDQALLQNPEDPILLYNFALCCFQTKNFKKTIQVLDRILSEYPGFIELDNVYRLKVFSLVELKEWEAAEGIIKERLQIAIDDAKLLSFLAHIYEYTHRLEDAISIHRRILKANPDYKNSLNSLGYLLALKKKLTADERAEAIRSLKKALELDPNNPAYLDSFGYFLQTNGKPEEAWKAYRKALQKNPNHPVLLERLKNLKK